A stretch of the Malus domestica chromosome 08, GDT2T_hap1 genome encodes the following:
- the LOC114826283 gene encoding uncharacterized protein, translating to MILQRNQEQAKTIITLRSGKVINNGVGSEVTNEFDHVNIGATQEENEKPNDEPSNITSSFESPNLHKVEKPYTPPIPFPRRLAKSKHDKSFKEIFDILSKVNVNLPLLYVSNNYKRKYGPNEKVIVSENVSVVLQRKLPPKLKDPSSFSINVTIGDKLVDKAMLDLGASINLMPYLVYFQLGLGDLKATTISLQLAD from the coding sequence ATGATACTTCAAAGGAACCAAGAGCAAGCCAAAACAATTATTACACTTAGAAGTGGTAAGGTTATTAATAATGGAGTTGGCAGTGAAGTTACTAATGAATTTGATCATGTTAATATAGGTGCAACTCAAGAAGAGAATGAGAAACCAAATGACGAACCAAGCAATATCACTTCTTCATTTGAATCACCAAATCTCCACAAGGTTGAAAAACCTTACACTCCTCCCATCCCATTTCCTAGAAGACTTGCCAAAAGCAAGCATGATAAGTCATTTAAAgaaatttttgatattttaagTAAAGTGAATGTTAATTTACCATTGCTTTATGTCTCCAACAACTATAAGAGGAAGTATGGACCTAATGAGAAGGTGATAGTGTCTGAAAATGTGAGTGTTGTGCTTCAAAGAAAGCTCCCACCAAAACTCAAAGATCCAAGCAGTTTTTCTATCAATGTCACTATTGGAGACAAGTTAGTTGACAAGGCTATGCTCGATTTGGGTGCTAGCATCAATCTAATGCCTTATTTAGTGTATTTTCAACTAGGTTTGGGGGATTTGAAGGCAACAACCATTTCATTGCAACTTGCTGATTGA